One Camelina sativa cultivar DH55 chromosome 3, Cs, whole genome shotgun sequence genomic window carries:
- the LOC104761679 gene encoding ABC transporter C family member 5 isoform X2, giving the protein MDFDEISFFFRDDLPLLELCSVVINLSLFLVFLFAVSARQILVCVRRSRDRFSKDDTVSASNVSLEREINDVTVGFGFKLSLLCCLYVLGVQVLVLGFDGVKVIREVSDWFLLCFPAAQCLAWFVLSFSVLHLKYKSSEKLPFLLRLWWFLSFSICLCTMYVDGRRLAIEGWSGCASHVVANLAVTPALGFLCFVALRGVSGIQVRRSSSDLQEPLLEEEEAACLKVTPYSSAGLVSLITLSWLDPLLSAGSKRPLELKDIPLLAPRDRAKSSYKVLKSNWKRSKSENPSKPPSLARAILKSFWKEAACNAVFAGLNTLVSYVGPYLISYFVDYLGGKEIFPHEGYVLAGIFFTSKLIETVTTRQWYMGVDILGMHVRSALTAMVYRKGLKLSNIAKQNHTSGEIVNYMAVDVQRIGDYSWYLHDIWMLPMQIILALAILYKSVGIASVATLVATIISILVTIPLAKIQEDYQDKLMTAKDERMRKTSECLRNMRVLKLQAWEDRYRVRLEEMREEENGWLRKALYSQAFVTFIFWSSPIFVAAVTFATSIFLGTQLTAGGVLSALATFRILQEPLRNFPDLVSMMAQTKVSLDRISGFLQEEELQEDATVVVPRGLSNIAIEIKDGVFCWDPFSSRPTLSGIQMKVEKGMRVAVCGTVGSGKSSFISCILGEIPKISGEVRICGTTGYVSQSAWIQSGNIEENILFGSPMEKARYKNVIQACSLKKDLELFSHGDQTIIGERGINLSGGQKQRVQLARALYQDADIYLLDDPFSALDAHTGSDLFRDYILSALAEKTVVFVTHQVEFLPAADLILVLKEGRIIQSGKYDDLLQAGTDFKALVSAHHEAIEAMDIPSLSSEDSDENPILDNLILHNPKSDVFENDIETLAKELQDGGSSSDLKAIKEKKKKAKRSRKKQLVQEEERVKGKVSMKVYLSYMGAAYKGLLIPLIILAQASFQFLQIASNWWMAWANPQTEGDQSKVDPTLLLIVYTALAFGSSVFIFVRAALVATFGLAAAQKLFLNMLRSVFRAPMSFFDSTPAGRILNRVSIDQSVVDLDIPFRLGGFASTTIQLFGIVAVMTNVTWQVFLLVVPVAVACFWMQKYYMASSRELVRIVSIQKSPIIHLFGESIAGAATIRGFGQEKRFIKRNLYLLDCFVRPFFCSIAAIEWLCLRMELLSTLVFAFCMVLLVSFPHGTIDPSMAGLAVTYGLNLNGRLSRWILSFCKLENKIISIERIYQYSQILGEAPPIVEDFRPPSSWPETGTIELLDVKVRYAENLPTVLHGVSCLFPGGKKIGIVGRTGSGKSTLIQALFRLIEPTSGKITIDNIDISRIGLHDLRSRLGIIPQDPTLFEGTIRANLDPLEEHSDDKIWEALDKSQLGDVVRGKDLKLDSPVLENGDNWSVGQRQLVSLGRALLKQAKILVLDEATASVDTATDNLIQKIIRTEFEDCTVCTIAHRIPTVIDSDLVLVLSDGRVAEFDTPARLLEDKSSMFLKLVTEYSSRSTGIPDF; this is encoded by the exons ATGGATTTTGACGAGATCTCGTTCTTCTTCCGAGATGATTTGCCACTATTGGAGCTCTGTTCTGTCGTCATCAACCTCTCactttttcttgtgtttctgtTTGCTGTCTCTGCGAGGCAGATTCTCGTCTGCgtgagaagaagcagagataGGTTCTCCAAGGACGATACGGTTTCTGCTTCTAATGTTAGCTTGGAAAGAGAGATTAACGATGTCACTGTTGGGTTTGGGTTTAAACTGTCTCTGCTCTGCTGCTTGTATGTGTTGGGCGTTCAAGTTTTGGTGTTAGGTTTTGATGGGGTTAAGGTTATAAGAGAAGTCAGTGACTGGTTCCTTCTTTGCTTTCCAGCTGCTCAGTGTTTAGCTTGGTTTGTCCTTAGCTTCTCAGTTCTTCATTTGAAATACAAATCATCAGAGAAGTTGCCTTTTTTGTTGAGGTTATGGTGGTTTTTATCGTTTTCGATTTGTTTGTGTACTATGTATGTGGATGGAAGAAGGCTAGCGATTGAAGGTTGGAGTGGTTGTGCTTCTCATGTTGTGGCCAATTTAGCTGTTACACCTGCTCTTGGGTTTCTTTGCTTTGTGGCTTTGAGAGGCGTTTCTGGTATTCAAGTTCGCCGAAGCTCTTCTGATCTTCAGGAGCCtttgcttgaagaagaagaggcagcTTGTCTTAAAGTTACTCCATATAGTAGTGCTGGACTAGTTAGCCTGATCACACTTTCTTGGTTAGATCCACTTCTCTCGGCCGGTTCTAAAAGACCGCTTGAGCTTAAGGATATACCGCTTCTTGCACCTAGAGATAGAGCCAAGTCAAGTTACAAGGTCTTGAAGTCGAACTGGAAGAGATCAAAATCCGAGAATCCTTCAAAGCCTCCTTCTTTAGCTCGTGCCATTCTGAAATCATTCTGGAAAGAAGCAGCTTGCAATGCCGTCTTTGCTGGGTTGAATACTCTAGTGTCCTATGTGGGTCCTTATTTGATCAGCTACTTTGTTGATTATCTTGGAGGGAAGGAGATTTTCCCGCATGAAGGATATGTTCTCGCTGGGATATTCTTTACTTCCAAGCTTATAGAGACAGTCACCACCCGCCAATGGTATATGGGTGTTGATATCTTAGGGATGCATGTGAGATCAGCTTTAACAGCTATGGTATACCGAAAAGGTCTCAAACTTTCGAATATAGCCAAGCAGAACCACACCAGCGGTGAAATTGTAAACTACATGGCAGTCGATGTCCAGCGCATAGGAGATTACTCATGGTATCTTCATGATATTTGGATGCTTCCGATGCAAATTATTCTTGCTCttgcaattttatataaaagcGTGGGCATAGCTTCTGTAGCTACGTTGGTTGCTACAATAATCTCCATTCTTGTCACGATTCCATTGGCTAAGATTCAGGAAGACTATCAAGATAAATTGATGACTGCGAAAGATGAAAGAATGAG GAAAACGTCAGAGTGTCTTAGGAACATGAGAGTTCTGAAATTGCAGGCATGGGAAGATCGTTACAGAGTGAGATTGGAAGAAATGAGGGAAGAGGAGAATGGTTGGCTTCGCAAAGCCTTATATTCACAGGCTTTCGTTACTTTTATCTTTTGGAGTTCACCGATCTTTGTAGCCGCAGTTACATTCGCTACTTCGATATTCCTAGGCACTCAACTTACAGCTGGAGGTGTTCTTTCTGCTCTGGCAACATTCAGAATTCTTCAGGAGCCACTTAGGAACTTTCCTGATCTGGTATCAATGATGGCTCAGACAAAGGTTTCTCTTGATAGGATTTCCGGGTTCTTGCAGGAGGAAGAGCTACAGGAAGATGCAACTGTTGTTGTTCCACGTGGACTTTCAAATATAGCCATAGAGATTAAAGATGGTGTGTTTTGTTGGGACCCTTTTTCCTCTAGGCCGACATTATCTGGGATTCAGATGAAAGTGGAGAAGGGTATGCGTGTGGCTGTCTGTGGCACTGTTGGCTCTGGAAAATCAAGTTTTATCTCTTGCATCCTCGGGGAAATCCCAAAAATCTCTGGTGAA GTTAGAATATGTGGTACTACTGGTTATGTGTCTCAATCGGCTTGGATTCAGTCTGGTAACATTGAAGAAAACATTCTATTTGGCAGTCCAATGGAGAAAGCAAGGTACAAGAATGTGATACAAGCATGCTCGCTAAAGAAAGATTTAGAGCTTTTCTCACATGGGGACCAAACTATTATCGGAGAGAGAGGTATAAATCTCAGCGGGGGTCAGAAACAGCGCGTACAACTTGCAAGAGCATTGTATCAAGATGCTGACATATATTTGCTAGATGACCCTTTTAGTGCTCTTGATGCACACACTGGCTCTGATTTATTTAGG GACTATATTCTATCTGCATTGGCTGAGAAAACTGTTGTTTTTGTGACGCATCAAGTTGAGTTTCTTCCTGCAGCTGATCTAATATTG GTTCTGAAGGAAGGCAGGATTATTCAATCGGGTAAATATGATGATCTGCTACAAGCAGGTACTGATTTTAAGGCCTTAGTGTCTGCGCATCACGAAGCAATTGAGGCCATGGACATCCCAAGTCTCTCCTCAGAAGACTCTGATGAAAATCCAATCCTCGATAATTTGATCTTGCATAATCCAAAGTCAGatgtttttgaaaatgacattgAGACTTTGGCAAAGGAATTACAAGATGGTGGATCTTCTTCAGATCTAAAGgcaatcaaagagaagaagaagaaagcaaagcgTTCCCGCAAAAAGCAGCTTGTCCAAGAAGAGGAAAGAGTAAAGGGAAAAGTCAGCATGAAGGTGTACTTGTCATATATGGGTGCAGCATATAAAGGGCTTTTGATTCCTCTTATTATACTCGCACAAGCTTCTTTCCAATTTCTTCAGATTGCTAGTAACTGGTGGATGGCTTGGGCGAATCCTCAAACTGAAGGTGACCAGTCTAAAGTGGATCCCACACTGCTTCTCATCGTTTATACGGCTTTGGCTTTTGGGAGCTCTGTGTTCATATTTGTACGAGCTGCTCTGGTTGCAACTTTCGGTCTGGCAGCCGCACAGAAACTCTTCTTGAATATGCTCAGAAGTGTGTTCCGAGCGCCAATGTCATTCTTTGATTCCACTCCTGCAGGAAGAATTTTGAATCGG GTTTCTATTGATCAAAGTGTTGTGGATCTTGACATTCCTTTTAGACTCGGTGGGTTTGCTTCAACTACAATACAACTCTTTGGGATTGTCGCTGTAATGACTAATGTTACATGGCAAGTTTTCCTTCTTGTTGTTCCGGTAGCGGTTGCTTGCTTTTGGATGCAG AAATATTACATGGCTTCTTCAAGAGAATTGGTTCGGATTGTTAGTATCCAGAAGTCTCCAATAATTCACCTTTTTGGAGAATCAATTGCTGGTGCTGCCACAATAAGAGGGTTTGGCCAGGAAAAAAGATTTATCAAAAGGAATCTTTATCTTCTCGATTGTTTTGTTCGACCTTTCTTCTGCAGTATCGCTGCTATCGAATGGCTTTGTTTACGCATGGAATTACTTTCCACACTTGTATTTGCTTTCTGTATGGTTTTACTCGTCAGTTTTCCACATGGAACCATTGATCCAA GCATGGCAGGGCTTGCTGTGACATATGGGCTTAACTTGAATGGACGTCTATCACGATGGATACTTAGCTTTTGTAagcttgaaaacaaaattatctcaATCGAAAGGATTTATCAGTATAGTCAGATTTTAGGAGAAGCACCACCGATTGTCGAAGATTTCCGCCCACCGTCCTCGTGGCCTGAAACGGGAACAATAGAGTTACTTGATGTTAAG GTTCGTTATGCTGAGAATCTTCCAACAGTACTCCATGGGGTAAGCTGTTTGTTTCCGGGTGGAAAAAAGATTGGAATTGTGGGGAGAACGGGAAGCGGGAAGTCAACTTTGATTCAAGCTTTGTTTCGGTTGATTGAGCCAACTTCTGGCAAAATTACTATAGACAACATAGATATTTCTCGAATTGGTCTTCATGATCTCCGTAGTCGCCTTGGTATTATACCTCAAGATCCTACATTATTTGAAGGAACAATCCGAGCCAATCTTGACCCACTCGAAGAACATTCAGATGATAAAATCTGGGAG GCGCTTGACAAATCCCAGCTTGGAGACGTTGTTAGAGGAAAAGACCTAAAACTTGACTCTCCAG TACTGGAAAATGGAGATAACTGGAGTGTTGGGCAGAGACAGCTTGTGTCACTTGGACGAGCATTACTAAAACAAGCGAAAATACTTGTGCTTGATGAAGCAACAGCATCAGTTGATACAGCAACAGACAATCTGATCCAGAAGATCATCAGAACCGAGTTTGAAGACTGCACGGTCTGCACCATTGCTCACCGGATCCCAACTGTTATCGACAGTGACCTTGTTTTGGTTCTTAGCGACG GTAGAGTAGCAGAGTTTGATACTCCTGCGAGGCTACTAGAAGACAAATCATCCATGTTCTTGAAATTGGTAACAGAATACTCCTCAAGATCTACTGGGATCCCTGATTTTTGA
- the LOC104761679 gene encoding ABC transporter C family member 5 isoform X3 — MDFDEISFFFRDDLPLLELCSVVINLSLFLVFLFAVSARQILVCVRRSRDRFSKDDTVSASNVSLEREINDVTVGFGFKLSLLCCLYVLGVQVLVLGFDGVKVIREVSDWFLLCFPAAQCLAWFVLSFSVLHLKYKSSEKLPFLLRLWWFLSFSICLCTMYVDGRRLAIEGWSGCASHVVANLAVTPALGFLCFVALRGVSGIQVRRSSSDLQEPLLEEEEAACLKVTPYSSAGLVSLITLSWLDPLLSAGSKRPLELKDIPLLAPRDRAKSSYKVLKSNWKRSKSENPSKPPSLARAILKSFWKEAACNAVFAGLNTLVSYVGPYLISYFVDYLGGKEIFPHEGYVLAGIFFTSKLIETVTTRQWYMGVDILGMHVRSALTAMVYRKGLKLSNIAKQNHTSGEIVNYMAVDVQRIGDYSWYLHDIWMLPMQIILALAILYKSVGIASVATLVATIISILVTIPLAKIQEDYQDKLMTAKDERMRKTSECLRNMRVLKLQAWEDRYRVRLEEMREEENGWLRKALYSQAFVTFIFWSSPIFVAAVTFATSIFLGTQLTAGGVLSALATFRILQEPLRNFPDLVSMMAQTKVSLDRISGFLQEEELQEDATVVIPRGLSNIAIEIKDGVFCWDPFSSRPTLSGIQMKVEKGMRVAVCGTVGSGKSSFISCILGEIPKISGEVRICGTTGYVSQSAWIQSGNIEENILFGSPMEKARYKNVIQACSLKKDLELFSHGDQTIIGERGINLSGGQKQRVQLARALYQDADIYLLDDPFSALDAHTGSDLFRDYILSALAEKTVVFVTHQVEFLPAADLILVLKEGRIIQSGKYDDLLQAGTDFKALVSAHHEAIEAMDIPSLSSEDSDENPILDNLILHNPKSDVFENDIETLAKELQDGGSSSDLKAIKEKKKKAKRSRKKQLVQEEERVKGKVSMKVYLSYMGAAYKGLLIPLIILAQASFQFLQIASNWWMAWANPQTEGDQSKVDPTLLLIVYTALAFGSSVFIFVRAALVATFGLAAAQKLFLNMLRSVFRAPMSFFDSTPAGRILNRVSIDQSVVDLDIPFRLGGFASTTIQLFGIVAVMTNVTWQVFLLVVPVAVACFWMQKYYMASSRELVRIVSIQKSPIIHLFGESIAGAATIRGFGQEKRFIKRNLYLLDCFVRPFFCSIAAIEWLCLRMELLSTLVFAFCMVLLVSFPHGTIDPSMAGLAVTYGLNLNGRLSRWILSFCKLENKIISIERIYQYSQILGEAPPIVEDFRPPSSWPETGTIELLDVKVRYAENLPTVLHGVSCLFPGGKKIGIVGRTGSGKSTLIQALFRLIEPTSGKITIDNIDISRIGLHDLRSRLGIIPQDPTLFEGTIRANLDPLEEHSDDKIWEALDKSQLGDVVRGKDLKLDSPVLENGDNWSVGQRQLVSLGRALLKQAKILVLDEATASVDTATDNLIQKIIRTEFEDCTVCTIAHRIPTVIDSDLVLVLSDGRVAEFDTPARLLEDKSSMFLKLVTEYSSRSTGIPDF, encoded by the exons ATGGATTTTGACGAGATCTCGTTCTTCTTCCGAGATGATTTGCCACTATTGGAGCTCTGTTCTGTCGTCATCAACCTCTCactttttcttgtgtttctgtTTGCTGTCTCTGCGAGGCAGATTCTCGTCTGCgtgagaagaagcagagataGGTTCTCCAAGGACGATACGGTTTCTGCTTCTAATGTTAGCTTGGAAAGAGAGATTAACGATGTCACTGTTGGGTTTGGGTTTAAACTGTCTCTGCTCTGCTGCTTGTATGTGTTGGGCGTTCAAGTTTTGGTGTTAGGTTTTGATGGGGTTAAGGTTATAAGAGAAGTCAGTGACTGGTTCCTTCTTTGCTTTCCAGCTGCTCAGTGTTTAGCTTGGTTTGTCCTTAGCTTCTCAGTTCTTCATTTGAAATACAAATCATCAGAGAAGTTGCCTTTTTTGTTGAGGTTATGGTGGTTTTTATCGTTTTCGATTTGTTTGTGTACTATGTATGTGGATGGAAGAAGGCTAGCGATTGAAGGTTGGAGTGGTTGTGCTTCTCATGTTGTGGCCAATTTAGCTGTTACACCTGCTCTTGGGTTTCTTTGCTTTGTGGCTTTGAGAGGCGTTTCTGGTATTCAAGTTCGCCGAAGCTCTTCTGATCTTCAGGAGCCtttgcttgaagaagaagaggcagcTTGTCTTAAAGTTACTCCATATAGTAGTGCTGGACTAGTTAGCCTGATCACACTTTCTTGGTTAGATCCACTTCTCTCGGCCGGTTCTAAAAGACCGCTTGAGCTTAAGGATATACCGCTTCTTGCACCTAGAGATAGAGCCAAGTCAAGTTACAAGGTCTTGAAGTCGAACTGGAAGAGATCAAAATCCGAGAATCCTTCAAAGCCTCCTTCTTTAGCTCGTGCCATTCTGAAATCATTCTGGAAAGAAGCAGCTTGCAATGCCGTCTTTGCTGGGTTGAATACTCTAGTGTCCTATGTGGGTCCTTATTTGATCAGCTACTTTGTTGATTATCTTGGAGGGAAGGAGATTTTCCCGCATGAAGGATATGTTCTCGCTGGGATATTCTTTACTTCCAAGCTTATAGAGACAGTCACCACCCGCCAATGGTATATGGGTGTTGATATCTTAGGGATGCATGTGAGATCAGCTTTAACAGCTATGGTATACCGAAAAGGTCTCAAACTTTCGAATATAGCCAAGCAGAACCACACCAGCGGTGAAATTGTAAACTACATGGCAGTCGATGTCCAGCGCATAGGAGATTACTCATGGTATCTTCATGATATTTGGATGCTTCCGATGCAAATTATTCTTGCTCttgcaattttatataaaagcGTGGGCATAGCTTCTGTAGCTACGTTGGTTGCTACAATAATCTCCATTCTTGTCACGATTCCATTGGCTAAGATTCAGGAAGACTATCAAGATAAATTGATGACTGCGAAAGATGAAAGAATGAGGAAAACGTCAGAGTGTCTTAGGAACATGAGAGTTCTGAAATTGCAGGCATGGGAAGATCGTTACAGAGTGAGATTGGAAGAAATGAGGGAAGAGGAGAATGGTTGGCTTCGCAAAGCCTTATATTCACAGGCTTTCGTTACTTTTATCTTTTGGAGTTCACCGATCTTTGTAGCCGCAGTTACATTCGCTACTTCGATATTCCTAGGCACTCAACTTACAGCTGGAGGTGTTCTTTCTGCTCTGGCAACATTCAGAATTCTTCAGGAGCCACTTAGGAACTTTCCTGATCTGGTATCAATGATGGCTCAGACAAAGGTTTCTCTTGATAGGATTTCCGGGTTCTTGCAGGAGGAAGAGCTACAGGAAGATGCAACTGTTGTTATTCCACGTGGACTTTCAAATATAGCCATAGAGATTAAAGATGGTGTGTTTTGTTGGGACCCTTTTTCCTCTAGGCCGACATTATCTGGGATTCAGATGAAAGTGGAGAAGGGTATGCGTGTGGCTGTCTGTGGCACAGTTGGCTCTGGAAAATCAAGTTTTATCTCTTGCATCCTCGGGGAAATCCCAAAAATCTCTGGTGAA GTTAGAATATGTGGTACTACTGGTTATGTGTCTCAATCGGCTTGGATTCAGTCTGGTAACATTGAAGAAAACATTCTATTTGGCAGTCCAATGGAGAAAGCAAGGTACAAGAATGTGATACAAGCATGCTCGCTAAAGAAAGATTTAGAGCTTTTCTCACATGGGGACCAAACTATTATCGGAGAGAGAGGTATAAATCTCAGCGGGGGTCAGAAACAGCGCGTACAACTTGCAAGAGCATTGTATCAAGATGCTGACATATATTTGCTAGATGACCCTTTTAGTGCTCTTGATGCACACACTGGCTCTGATTTATTTAGG GACTATATTCTATCTGCATTGGCTGAGAAAACTGTTGTTTTTGTGACGCATCAAGTTGAGTTTCTTCCTGCAGCTGATCTAATATTG GTTCTGAAGGAAGGCAGGATTATTCAATCGGGTAAATATGATGATCTGCTACAAGCAGGTACTGATTTTAAGGCCTTAGTGTCTGCGCATCACGAAGCAATTGAGGCCATGGACATCCCAAGTCTCTCCTCAGAAGACTCTGATGAAAATCCAATCCTCGATAATTTGATCTTGCATAATCCAAAGTCAGatgtttttgaaaatgacattgAGACTTTGGCAAAGGAATTACAAGATGGTGGATCTTCTTCAGATCTAAAGgcaatcaaagagaagaagaagaaagcaaagcgTTCCCGCAAAAAGCAGCTTGTCCAAGAAGAGGAAAGAGTAAAGGGAAAAGTCAGCATGAAGGTGTACTTGTCATATATGGGTGCAGCATATAAAGGGCTTTTGATTCCTCTTATTATACTCGCACAAGCTTCTTTCCAATTTCTTCAGATTGCTAGTAACTGGTGGATGGCTTGGGCGAATCCTCAAACTGAAGGTGACCAGTCTAAAGTGGATCCCACACTGCTTCTCATCGTTTATACGGCTTTGGCTTTTGGGAGCTCTGTGTTCATATTTGTACGAGCTGCTCTGGTTGCAACTTTCGGTCTGGCAGCCGCACAGAAACTCTTCTTGAATATGCTCAGAAGTGTGTTCCGAGCGCCAATGTCATTCTTTGATTCCACTCCTGCAGGAAGAATTTTGAATCGG GTTTCTATTGATCAAAGTGTTGTGGATCTTGACATTCCTTTTAGACTCGGTGGGTTTGCTTCAACTACAATACAACTCTTTGGGATTGTCGCTGTAATGACTAATGTTACATGGCAAGTTTTCCTTCTTGTTGTTCCGGTAGCGGTTGCTTGCTTTTGGATGCAG AAATATTACATGGCTTCTTCAAGAGAATTGGTTCGGATTGTTAGTATCCAGAAGTCTCCAATAATTCACCTTTTTGGAGAATCAATTGCTGGTGCTGCCACAATAAGAGGGTTTGGCCAGGAAAAAAGATTTATCAAAAGGAATCTTTATCTTCTCGATTGTTTTGTTCGACCTTTCTTCTGCAGTATCGCTGCTATCGAATGGCTTTGTTTACGCATGGAATTACTTTCCACACTTGTATTTGCTTTCTGTATGGTTTTACTCGTCAGTTTTCCACATGGAACCATTGATCCAA GCATGGCAGGGCTTGCTGTGACATATGGGCTTAACTTGAATGGACGTCTATCACGATGGATACTTAGCTTTTGTAagcttgaaaacaaaattatctcaATCGAAAGGATTTATCAGTATAGTCAGATTTTAGGAGAAGCACCACCGATTGTCGAAGATTTCCGCCCACCGTCCTCGTGGCCTGAAACGGGAACAATAGAGTTACTTGATGTTAAG GTTCGTTATGCTGAGAATCTTCCAACAGTACTCCATGGGGTAAGCTGTTTGTTTCCGGGTGGAAAAAAGATTGGAATTGTGGGGAGAACGGGAAGCGGGAAGTCAACTTTGATTCAAGCTTTGTTTCGGTTGATTGAGCCAACTTCTGGCAAAATTACTATAGACAACATAGATATTTCTCGAATTGGTCTTCATGATCTCCGTAGTCGCCTTGGTATTATACCTCAAGATCCTACATTATTTGAAGGAACAATCCGAGCCAATCTTGACCCACTCGAAGAACATTCAGATGATAAAATCTGGGAG GCGCTTGACAAATCCCAGCTTGGAGACGTTGTTAGAGGAAAAGACCTAAAACTTGACTCTCCAG TACTGGAAAATGGAGATAACTGGAGTGTTGGGCAGAGACAGCTTGTGTCACTTGGACGAGCATTACTAAAACAAGCGAAAATACTTGTGCTTGATGAAGCAACAGCATCAGTTGATACAGCAACAGACAATCTGATCCAGAAGATCATCAGAACCGAGTTTGAAGACTGCACGGTCTGCACCATTGCTCACCGGATCCCAACTGTTATCGACAGTGACCTTGTTTTGGTTCTTAGCGACG GTAGAGTAGCAGAGTTTGATACTCCTGCGAGGCTACTAGAAGACAAATCATCCATGTTCTTGAAATTGGTAACAGAATACTCCTCAAGATCTACTGGGATCCCTGATTTTTGA